The Planktothrix tepida PCC 9214 genome has a segment encoding these proteins:
- a CDS encoding universal stress protein, with amino-acid sequence MINKILVAVAGRGLCEEMLNMLLDIPSFQQASVTVLHVVSPQVSSDTMSEKLEEGGKILAEAVKSIHLDSKQITPQLKQGDPKDIVCQVADEEDADLIIMGSRGLGRIQAILENSVSQYVFQLTSRPMLLVKDDTYVKKLRKIMVAVDGSESSKQCLQLAISFAKDLPGAQLILVHINKDLSGKSSEDFSMNAERDPILAPAIEEAKRMGISYRCVSGIGKPGPELCRVAEEANADLLMLGSPDRRPNVAKSFIDLDRLLGASLSDYVRVYASCPVLLTRTTSA; translated from the coding sequence ATGATAAACAAAATTCTAGTTGCTGTTGCAGGTCGGGGATTGTGCGAAGAAATGCTGAATATGCTGTTGGATATCCCCTCCTTCCAACAAGCATCTGTCACGGTTCTGCACGTTGTTTCCCCTCAAGTCAGTTCAGATACAATGTCAGAAAAGTTAGAGGAGGGGGGAAAAATTTTGGCGGAGGCTGTTAAATCAATTCACCTTGACTCTAAACAAATTACTCCTCAACTTAAACAAGGTGACCCTAAAGATATTGTCTGTCAAGTGGCTGATGAGGAAGATGCGGATTTAATTATTATGGGTTCACGGGGTCTGGGACGCATTCAAGCCATTTTGGAAAACTCCGTTAGTCAATATGTGTTTCAATTAACCAGTCGTCCGATGCTATTAGTTAAGGACGATACTTATGTCAAAAAACTCCGCAAAATTATGGTAGCGGTGGACGGTTCTGAATCCTCTAAACAGTGTTTGCAGTTGGCGATTTCCTTTGCTAAAGATCTTCCAGGTGCTCAACTGATTTTAGTCCATATTAATAAAGATTTATCGGGGAAATCGAGCGAAGATTTCAGTATGAATGCCGAAAGAGACCCGATTTTAGCCCCTGCTATTGAAGAAGCAAAACGCATGGGAATTAGCTACCGTTGTGTCAGTGGGATTGGTAAACCCGGCCCTGAATTATGTCGTGTTGCTGAAGAAGCAAACGCTGATTTATTGATGTTGGGTTCCCCAGACCGTCGCCCCAACGTAGCGAAGAGCTTCATCGACTTAGACCGATTGTTAGGAGCTTCACTATCAGATTATGTTCGAGTTTATGCGAGTTGTCCTGTGTTATTAACCCGAACAACCAGCGCATAA
- a CDS encoding Uma2 family endonuclease, with amino-acid sequence METNILTLPPLLTLKLDLTAEQFWQMQEYQENGAKLGWLINRKQQQIEIYRLNQDVEILDYPNQISGEDILPGFVLDLTTIW; translated from the coding sequence ATGGAAACCAATATTTTGACTTTACCCCCTCTTTTAACATTAAAACTTGATTTAACGGCGGAACAATTTTGGCAAATGCAAGAATATCAAGAAAATGGGGCAAAATTAGGATGGTTAATTAATCGGAAACAGCAACAAATTGAAATCTATCGCTTGAATCAAGATGTGGAAATTTTAGATTATCCAAACCAAATTTCAGGAGAGGACATTTTACCCGGTTTTGTGTTAGATTTAACTACAATTTGGTAA
- a CDS encoding acyl-CoA thioesterase — translation MLRSQSICNVFETNPFPQSRLSTDTASEQPWFDYIVRVFPHHTDYGGIVWHGTYLSWLEEARVERLRLTGLEYHTLVEIGCELPVVYLNIRYHQPVKMGMEIVVKSRILPTKGVRLPWEYRIESLDGQCLYLTAQVTLVPIDRQTGKIMRCLPPVLQASLAQLLD, via the coding sequence ATGTTGCGTTCTCAATCTATTTGTAACGTGTTTGAAACAAATCCTTTCCCTCAGTCTCGGCTCTCAACGGATACCGCTTCCGAACAGCCTTGGTTTGACTATATTGTGCGAGTTTTTCCCCACCATACCGACTATGGCGGGATTGTTTGGCATGGAACTTATCTGTCTTGGCTGGAAGAAGCGCGGGTAGAACGGTTACGTTTGACCGGATTGGAGTATCATACTTTAGTAGAAATCGGGTGCGAATTGCCGGTTGTGTATCTCAATATTCGTTATCATCAACCCGTGAAAATGGGCATGGAGATTGTTGTTAAAAGTCGAATCCTACCAACAAAAGGCGTGCGATTGCCCTGGGAATATCGGATTGAATCCTTAGACGGTCAATGCCTTTATCTTACGGCTCAAGTAACTTTAGTTCCCATAGACCGACAAACCGGAAAAATTATGCGTTGTCTACCTCCGGTGTTGCAAGCATCTTTAGCTCAACTGCTGGATTAA
- the psbM gene encoding photosystem II reaction center protein PsbM, with the protein MQVNDLGFVASILFVLVPAVFLLILYIQTQSREGKQG; encoded by the coding sequence ATGCAAGTTAATGATCTGGGTTTTGTTGCCAGCATTTTGTTCGTGCTAGTTCCGGCTGTTTTCCTGTTGATTCTGTATATCCAAACTCAAAGCCGGGAAGGAAAACAAGGTTAA
- a CDS encoding ATP-binding protein has protein sequence MDLASHRFISYFDAPEAQQLCDLAVVEQFTDQSIIFEEGEDPSFLYLVLEGQVEFKKQASLNQYQTVAVAKANDFFGEFGVLDGQPRSARAMAAGKIKLAKISRPHLMEILSNAKGKVILNLFSYIIHHLRVTTNQYVNQLVRKEKMELVGEMVNTILHDFRSPFTGIQLSSAMLKEMHPDEETEEWCDLISMQIQRMLGMAEEVLEFAKGSTVLYRRPVYVAKMLEHFEKLNRVYFQSTQVEFSVKADDDCIIYVDENKLIRVFQNLVGNAVEAFEKPGGKIVITTSKTPGWVTIAIADNGPGIPEAIREHLFDAFVTYGKRSGTGLGTAIAKSIIDAHGGKIEFKSIAHEGTTFYILLPETQPQEMLEEVAEEVKLH, from the coding sequence ATGGATCTAGCCTCCCATCGATTTATTAGTTATTTTGATGCTCCAGAAGCTCAACAACTCTGTGATCTCGCCGTTGTTGAACAATTTACAGACCAATCTATTATTTTTGAAGAAGGGGAAGACCCTAGTTTTTTATACTTAGTTTTAGAAGGTCAAGTTGAGTTTAAAAAACAAGCTTCCTTGAATCAATATCAAACCGTTGCTGTTGCTAAAGCCAATGACTTTTTTGGAGAATTTGGGGTTTTAGATGGACAACCTCGCAGCGCTAGAGCAATGGCGGCTGGAAAAATCAAATTAGCCAAAATTTCCCGACCTCACTTGATGGAAATTTTAAGCAATGCTAAGGGTAAAGTTATTCTGAATTTATTTAGTTATATTATTCACCATTTGCGAGTGACTACTAATCAATATGTTAATCAGTTGGTTCGGAAAGAAAAAATGGAATTAGTCGGGGAAATGGTCAATACCATTTTGCATGACTTTAGAAGTCCTTTTACCGGAATTCAGTTATCCAGCGCCATGCTGAAGGAAATGCACCCCGATGAAGAAACGGAAGAATGGTGTGATTTAATTTCGATGCAAATTCAACGAATGTTAGGCATGGCGGAGGAAGTTTTGGAATTTGCCAAAGGCAGCACGGTCTTGTATCGCCGACCCGTTTATGTTGCTAAAATGCTGGAACATTTTGAGAAATTAAATCGAGTTTATTTTCAATCCACTCAAGTTGAGTTCTCTGTGAAGGCGGATGATGATTGTATTATTTATGTTGATGAAAATAAATTGATTCGAGTCTTTCAAAATTTAGTGGGGAATGCGGTAGAAGCCTTTGAAAAACCAGGAGGAAAAATTGTAATCACCACCTCAAAAACTCCAGGCTGGGTTACGATTGCCATTGCGGATAATGGCCCTGGAATTCCTGAAGCCATTCGAGAGCATTTATTTGATGCTTTTGTCACCTATGGAAAACGCAGTGGGACGGGATTAGGAACAGCAATTGCTAAATCAATTATTGATGCTCATGGCGGTAAAATCGAGTTTAAATCGATTGCTCACGAAGGCACTACGTTTTATATTCTATTGCCAGAAACCCAACCCCAAGAAATGCTAGAAGAAGTTGCTGAAGAAGTCAAATTACACTAA